The genome window CGTGATGCCTGAAGGAGATATTACCGACAAAAATGGTAATACTTGGTTAACGCTTGAAAGTGAGAAGTATAGTCAATTGACGATTCAACTTTCGTTACATAACAAAGCAAGTAAAATCATGCCCAAAAGTCATTCGCTAAAAGAATTGGGTTTAAAAACAACTTCTACAAAAGAAGTTAATTATCATGATTTTAAGCAGGAAAAAATTCAATTTTTGGCTCGCTCGCGTGGAATCATTTATTCTTTTGAAACCGAGCAGATTTCTGCCCAATTGATTTTTTACTCTGATCAAAATCTAAAGGATCAAGATAAAGATTTTTATATAGCGCTGATTAAAAGTATTGAGGTGAAATAAATGTTAAGAAATAAGTCTGAATTAATTGAACTGAGCAAACTTCTAACGGAAAATAATCAGGACGCTGTAGATGCCGTTTCGCTTTTAGTTGAAAAAGAGGAGTTCGAATCGTTAGATTCTACCGTTGCTTATTTTCTCTGCGGGATTGATGAAAATAACAATTACGATTCGAAGTTTGATTTTGGCGCTTACCTTGATTGGAAAGATGGGGGCGAAGAAATGGTTGAGAGTCTTGAGCAGGGCATCTTAAATAAGAAATACTCGTTGGACTTAACTGAAATCGAGTTTTCTGACGAGGAACCAGAAACAGGACTTAAGGAAATAAGCGAATTTCTAGAACCGACGGCTTACCGATTAATTAACTGGGACATTGATGGAGATTGTTACAATTTATTTGTGATTCCCAAGGACAAATGGGCTCAAATTGAAGAAATGAAACTTAAAATCGAGAGGATTAAATGATAATTAATCGTTACACTAAGCAATTATTTGTGAAATTTGCCCGAAAAGTTTCTGGTAATCCGGTTAAATTACCAGCTGGGGAATTAAATCAAATTAATTATTTGTGGGAGATTGTTCAAAATGGCGAACCAGAGGCAGAGGAGGATTACGCTGATTGGATCAAAATTAATTCGATCTTAATTTTGTCAATTTGGTTCACTGATTTACCAATCCCAGACGAGAAAGAAATTTTGCCGCTCGAAAATATTATCAAAAATTTTGAGTTGGGTTATGAGGTCGAGGACTACTTGGTTGGGGGAACTACGGTGGATGGATTCTATCAGCAATTGATTAGAGTTTATATCGATAATCCTAATTACACCAAGGAACAAATCGAAAACCTTTTGGCAAAATATCAGAATTATTTGGTTGATGAAGAATTGGCTGTAGCCGATGAGCGTCTTGCTTGGGATGTTAGAGGTGGAAGAATGGACGGGATTGAGGATCGTTGTCGTCGCCTTTTGGCAATTGCACCGGGGGAACGTTCTGATTGCTACGCCTGCATCATTAATCGCTTAGTTGAGGATGCGATTATTATCGATCAAAAAGAGTTGGCGCTAGAATTTACTAAAGTTATCAAAAGTGAAAAGTTGGCTTGCGATGGTGTCCCGCTCAAAACCGAAGTTCAAGAACTTTATTTATCAGATTCTCCCACATCGAAGCAGATCAATTACTTAAACAAAAAAGTTAAAGCGAATGCAGAATATTTATTTTCAGCATCGCTCTTGCTAAATGTCGCTAAACGACTTTCCGCTAGCAAATCTGGGGCAAAAATTATGAAAAAGTATGACGATTTTGCCTTTGAATCTCATAAAGTTGATAATTTTTATTATTTAGTCCAGGCGTTTAACTTAACCGGAGACCAGAAATATCTGGATCACGCGACAGAGATTGCGAGGCTTCATGATAAGCGTAACGGAAATGATTATTATCAAAATTATTTGGAACAAGCAAGATGAAGTTAGCCATTGATGTTTATTACTATCCCGACCGAGCTAAAGCAGTCGGAATTTTGTTTGAGAATTGGAAGCAATCGGAGCCGGACGAAATAATAACTGCATTTATTTCTGACGTTGCGAAATACGAGCCAGGCTCATTTTATAAAAGGGAACTGCCTTGTATCTTGGAATTATTAAAACAAGTTGACATGTTTAATTTAGAATTAATTATTGTTGACGGGTTTGTCTACGTTGATAATGACCAAAAAGCAGGACTAGGCAAACATTTATTTGATGCGCTCAATGAAGAAATTCCGATCATCGGCGTCGCCAAAAATCCTTTTGCTAAAAACAAAAAATTGGTAAGAGAAATCACCAGAGGAGAAAGTAAAAAGCCCCTCTATATTAGTTCAGTTGGGATATCAATCCTTGATTCAGCAAGTAATATTCAAAATATGCAAGGGGATTTCAGAATGCCAACGCTTTTAAAAATGTTAGATCAGGAGACTAAAAGATAGAGCAATTCAATTAAAGTCTGGGTGGAAGCAATGAAACAATTTGCAATCGCGATAATATCCTTAACATGCGAACCGTGACGTTAATATTCCTTTAATGAAGCTGACCTATAAACTTAGGGCAGTTTTTTTAGTAGAAAAACAATCAACCTTACGTAAGCACCAAATAACCGACGTATATTAAAAGGCTCGCGATTCTGATATTCTTAAAATCAGAATTCTGAGCCTTTCTTTTCGGTTTAGAATTTTATTTGAATTACTTTAATACCGGCATTTGGCTTGAACTTCTTTAGACCAAGGCAAATAATCCTCTAACTGCTCTTCTCTTGGATTACCGCAAAATTTAGGCAGCTCAAAGAAAAGATACTCCAAGTACTTTTGGAAGTTAAGGTGGTTTAAGTTAGCTGTTCCAGCTAAACTCAAGAATATCGCATTGGCTGTTACTCCCGCTACACTTGTACTAAATAAGCTATTCTTTCGGCAAATGACCGATTTCTTAATACTTCGTTCTACTAGATTATTATCCAACGGGATCATCGGGTCATTCAAAAATGCTTCCAATGCCTCTCGATTCTTTAATGCGTATTCAACTGCGTTTTTCAGTTTTGATTTATTGATAATGGGATATTTACCAGTTAATTCCCAGAATTGTTCTACGATCTTACGCGACTGCGTCTTCCTAACTTGAAGTCGTTTGTCTCTCGGTAAATCAGCGATCCTATCTTCAATCTGGTAAAGCTGATCAATCAACTGGTCAAACTTTGCTGCAAGACCAAGGTGTTTAAACTCTTGCGCCGCAACTACAAACTTACGGTGAACATGAGCCCAACAACCGGTTCTTTTGATCTTAGAGCCCAGATTGTTGTAGCCATTATATCCGTCAGTTGTTAAGAAACCGTTCCACTCTTGGAGAAGTTTCTGAGGCACTGTCTGACTTCTGGTTGGCGAATAATTGAATAAAACAATCTGATTAGTTGAATATTTAGAAGTTTGGAGTACCCATAAGTATGATTTACTGGTAGACTTCTTGCCAGGTTCTCTTAAAACTTGAATGGGAGTCTCATCACATTGAAGCATTAGTGAAATGATTTTCTAACCACGCCAGCGTTTCGTCAAGTTTTTCTCCATTAATTGGAATTTCAGTTCGATTATTATTTTTATCTGTGAGAGTAACTTTGTATTCATCAGAACCAGGTACTGGAATCGGGATAAAATGAAGCAAAAGCACGACTCTGCGAACCTTCTGAACTGAAATCTCGGTAACAGATTCTCTTTTATCTTCAGAGATAAATAAATTTTTTGCTTTTTTGGTATCGCTGATATCTATTAGCGCTGCCACGGCAATAAATTACAGTAACGAAGATAAAAAATTGGTATTTGCTCTCATTTTGCTTTAAAAACAAAAACTCTGGCGCATTGCCAATGGAGATCAGATATCCATAGATCAAAAGTCCTAGCGCAATTACGAAAAAAATAAAATAATGTAAGTACTCCTTAACGTTTAAACGTGGGTCGAGATATTTTTTCAGATCTTGAGGAACGTTGTTTGTCATTGAAATAATCCTTTTTTAGGAGTAATTATAACATAATGTTAAAGGTTTTTGTCCATATTAAAGGTTAAATGAGACACAGTAATTCCTTTAGTATAAAGTTCGCCCATAAATTGACGGGTGGTCGCCTCAATTTGTCGAACAGTTTCTTGATTTTCTTTAGTTAAATAGTCAGTTAAAGCCTCACCAGAAATTCCAATTGCGACGGCTTTATTAGTTATATCTGCAACTCGTGCTCTTAACGTTTGACGGGCATCCGTTAAATAATCGCGGTCGAGCTGAATGAAATGGGTATAATTTGATTCAACTAAAACTGAAAGTGCGCGGTAAAGCCAATATGCATCAGTTTCACGGTAAGTTAGCTGAGTGTCATTATAAGAGGGTGCCGTATCGTTCATATTGGTAAAGAAGGGCACGAATGGAGCAAACGTTGGATAGCCAATACATAGCCACATAATTGCTGACACGTCTTTTGGGACGTCGTTTCTAATTTGGAGAATATGCGAATTTTGAGTTCGGTTTAAACCAATCGGACGATACAAGTATTTTCTGGGGTCGTCGCCCTTACTTAAAGGATCGAAAGGGGTTTCGTTATAGTGGGAACCCAAGATAAATTGAATGTCATCGGGAGTTATTTTTTTGTTAGTGCGACAAATGAAAGGTAAATCATCACTTTTGGGGTCTTGCTCAATCTCGGGATTGAAATATTTCTGCCCGTACCAGACCCGCGGAGTATTGTAGTGGTGATCTTTTTCATTTGAGGTGCCAAAAATGTGGCGATAATTAAAACCACTTTGATCGGGATTTAAATGGTTATTGGTGACAAATTCTTCGATTCCTTCGGAGTACATAAAATTATCTTGGTCATAGAAATCGACCTGCTGAATTGAAACTTGATTGGCACAGATTGCATAAGCGTCATCCGGGATCCTTTGAGCAACCCAGTGGTGACCACTTGAAATTTCCATGTACCAAACTTCGTCTGAGTCGCTAAAAAGCACTGAATTCCCGGCAGGTGAGCCAAATTTTTTGATCAGCTGTCCTAGGTATTGAACTGCTCCGCGCGCTGAGTCAACGTACGGCAAGGTCATGTTGACGATACAGTCCTCGTCTAGTCCATCTTCTACTAGTGGGTCAAAAGCAAGCACCCTTTCATTGCCATAAGTGCTTTCTGTTGCGCTCATTGCGACATTCTTTTCGTTAATTCCGCTTTCTTCATAGTAGCCAAATTTTTGATAATCAACGTTTGGAACTGCTGGGTAACGGTAGCTATTTTCAGGCAACTCAGCCTCAAAGCCGTTTAGCCAAGATTTTAAGGTTCGACCTTTTTGGTGAACCGCGGGATGTTGAATAAATTTGTGCGGCGCAACGGCGTAAAAAGTATCGTCATTGCGTGCAATCATGGTTGACCCGTCAATCGTAGCATTTTTTCCAACTAAAATTGAAGTGCAACTTGAACCAGATTTCATAGATTTCCTTCTTTCATTTATTAATTCTATTCTACACTCGTTGGCAAGGATAAAAAAAATTCCCCCGAAGGGGATAAATTAATTTTGATTATCTTGACCGGTACTCACGTAATTAAGCAATTGATCTTTAAGCTGTTTATCCATATCGTTAAGCTGCTTTGAAGCTTCCTCGCGACGTTTACGGCCCTCTGCTTGGATTTGGAGCGTTTCGTTTAGCGTTTCAATCAAATTGTTTTGCGTTTGAGTCAGGGTTTCGATATCAATAACTCCACGTTGATTCTCTTTTTCAGCGTCGATAGCCGATTCCTTGATCATTTCACTGTTCTTCTTTAAAAGATCATTAGTTGTCTGCGTAACTTGTCGCTGAATTTCTAAAGCGTTGCGCTGGCTCATCGCATTAATCAAAAGTGCAGTTTGATTCTTCCAAAGTGGGATTGCGGTATTAATCGAAGTTTGGATTTTATCAATTAATTCTTCGTTAGTTCGCTGCATTTGTCGAATTTGTGGGGCCTGTTGTAAAGTCATTTCCCTAACTAAGGTTAAATCATACACACGCTTATCTAGACGTTCTCTAAATTGGCGCACGTCATTAATTTCTTCAACCTGAAGGTCATTCATTTCGCCATTTTTTTGCTTATTAGTCAGCTCGTCGATTTGTTGATCCAATTCTTTCATTTTTAGTTGCCCAGCAGCAATAAAAATGTTCAAAGCTTCGTAGTAATTTTTATTTTCTGCGTACATGTCATCTAGAACACGGTTATCCCGCATCAAGATGTTTCGCTGTCGATTAAGCTTTTGTGAAATAATATCAATTTGCGTAGTAACTTTTTGGTAACGGGCTTTGACCTCAAACATCGATTGCTTGACTTGCCCAAACATTCGTTGAAATAAATTCGGTTTATTATTTTCCAAGTCTTTGGGGTCAGCCTGTTTAATGTCATATAAAAGGTCTGATAACGTCTGACCGATTGGTCCGGTGTCCTGATTTTGAACGTGATCCAGAACTTTAGCCGAAAAAGCACCGATTTTTTGTTGAGCAGCGTTGCCGAAGTTTAAGACTGACTCACGTTTAGTCGGGTCAATCTGTTCGGCTAACTTCTGAGCGCTCTGTCGGTCCTCTTCATTTAAATTGTCAACAACTTCTTCAGCAACTGGTTTAATTGCTTGATCGTCAGTTGCTTGGATTGCCTGGGGCGCGGAAAAAGCATTATTTACTAAATCGTTAATGATAGTCTTGTCAGCGTGCTCAGGGGTCTGTGTTAATTTATTTTTGTCATCCATTGTTTATATTCCTAAAAATTGTTTGCAGCTTCATGCAGCGTGTCAAGATCATCTGCAATGAATTTATGATATTGTTCGTTAATTTTCTTGTATGCGTTGTTAATTGCTTCAATACTGATTTGCAAAACTTTATCTGTTTCTTGATCTTTATAAAGATGCGAATCGATCTGGCTGTATTTCACATAGATGGTGTTTAAAGCAGGGAGTTCTTTATATAAAAATTCGCCAGCTTCTTCGATTTTACTGGGTTTGGCAACAATTTCTTTAAAGAAACCGTGTAGTAATTTATTTAAATTTAATTTCTGATTGAGCTTACTAAGTGTTTTGTTTTTGTCAGTCAAAGATTCAATTTGATTGATTTGTTTTAGCGCAGTAGCCATCGTTTCGCGAAAGTAGCGGATATCATTATCGTTAAGGCCTTCTTTATAATAATTCTTCAAAACCTTTTCGCTAATTTTGCGACCTCTGGTACTATATTTATAAATGTGTTCTATCGAACTGCTTTTGGTGTTAAGATAATAGAATAAACCCCAGAGAGCCCCAACTGCGATACAAATCAGAATTATTAAAAGGATTAAATTACCAAAATTCATTTTCCATTCCAGCTTTCTTGTTGTTATAGAAATTTTACCACATTAAGGATTATTAGCGCTCGGTCTAAAGAATGAAACTTTTTAAAAAGAATCAAAGTATCTTTTCGGCTGATAAAAGATCGAAGATACTTAATAAAAAATTGAATTTTATTATTATAATAGAGGTAGTGATTTTACTCATTATCTTTTTAGTGTTGTTTTTTATTTAGGAGGAAAAAATGAAAGAAATTTTAATTATTTGTGCGATGGACGAAGAAATTGCTAGATATCAGGAGAAGTTTGCTTTTACCGATCATGAGGTTTCAAAGAACTTCCATTACTTTGAAGGAACTTATGGTAATCTCCATCTCCGTTTAGCAAAATCTGGGATCGGCAAAGTTCAAATGGCTCTGACCGTGAGTTATCTGATTAGTCAAAAGAAACCAGATTTGGTAATTAACACGGGTTCAGCTGGTGCGATCAACCCTGAGATCAAACGTTTTGACTGCGTTGTTGCCACGGGTGCTTTCTACCATGACGTTGATATGACTAAATTTGGGTTTGCGCTAGGTCAGCTGCAAGACCACGATTTGGTTTATAAATCTGACACTGCCTTAACCGATCAGCTTAGTAAAATTAATGAGAAATTGTATGGATCGCATGCGAAAAAAGGCGTAATTGCAACTGGTGACACATTTGTCGGGACTGATGAAATTAAAAATAGAATCTTCACGAATTTCCCTGACACACTTTGTGCTGAGATGGAAGGCGCATCTTTGGCACAAGTTTGTCAAGAATTCCAAATTCCTTTTGGTGAAATTCGTAGTATTTCAGATGATACGCCAGACGATTCAGCTGATCAATTTGATCAAGCAATCGATGAAGTTGGAATCATGGCTGCCAATGTGGCAATTGAATATTTTGAGACGATTAAATAGGACAGCAGGATTTGAAGCGATATTATTTTGATCATGCAGCAACTACACCGGTTGCGCCAGAAGTAATAAAAGTAATTACTGACAGCCTAGCTAATGATTTTGGAAATGTTTCAAGCACTAACTATTTTGGGCAGCAGGAAAAATTGAACTTACGGCAGTCGCGTCAGACTTTAGCAGAAGCGATTAACGCCAACTTAAATGAAGTTTATTTTACTAGTGGGGCAACTGAAAGCAATAACACGGTTATTCGTCAAAGTGCGCTCGCTTGGCAGAATAAAGGACGGCACTTGATCACAACGGCAGTTGAGCATCCTTCAGTTTTGCGGGTAATGGAGTATTTAGCTCAAAATGGCTTCGATGTAACATTTCTTCCGGTTAACGAAGAAGGAACGATTGAGCTTACGGATTTTAAAAATGCTTTAAGGTCAGACACGATTTTAGTGTCAGTAATGTATGGAAATAATGAAACTGGCAGTTTGATGCCAATCAAAGAGATCGGTGAAATTTTAAAAGATCATCAGGCTAGCTTTCATGTTGATGCGACCCAAGCTTTAGGAATTGAGAAGATTGACGTAAAAGAATTGGGGATCGATTTTCTAAGCGCATCTGCGCATAAAATCTACGGTCCAAAAGGCATTGGTCTTCTGTATAAAGATCAAAAAATTGTGATTCCACCACTCTTGCTTGGTGGCGAACAGGAAAATAACTTTCGAGCAGGAACTACTAACATGCCATTAATTATGGGTTTTGCTGCCGCAATGAAATTATGTAATGAACAAAATGAAGCTCGTTGGGCTATAATGTATCAAGAAGATAAAAAGATTTTGCTAGATCACTTAAAAGACTCGGGAATTGATTTTGAAATTAATGGCAGTTTTGATAAATCATTGCCGCAAATTTTAAATCTCTGGTTTAAGGGAGTTTCTTCCAAAGTTTTGCTCCCGCTGATCGATCTCGATGGATATGCAGTAGCAGCAGGTTCAGCTTGTAGTGCAGGAAGTGCTGAAGATTCGCACGTTTTATTGGCGATGTATCCGAACAATCTTTCGAGAGTTCGTGAATCAATCAGAATTAGTTTTGGCCGAGATAATCAAAGAGAAGATGTTGAGAATTTGGCAGATGATCTTGTCAAACGAGTGAAGCATCTTGAAAGAAAGGATAGTTAAATGCTAAAAGAAGTAAATACAATCAAGGGTGATTCCCAAACTTATCGGGTGAACCAGAATGTCAAAAGATATTCATTAACTGATGTGGGATTTGCTAAAACCAAACGGGGCAATTTTATTTTGCAACGCTCACTTGATCCAATGGATCCATATAATGCTAAAAAAAAGTTGAAAATTTCGATCGATGGTGACTTAAAACTGCTTGATATGAGTACAACTGACGCTTCAGGTCTTAGAACAATTGATATTTTCAAAAACGGCGGCAATCAAGAGGCAATCGATCAATATCATTTCATTATTAAGAATTTGTTGGACCGGGAAATATTGGCGATCAATGAATAAGCGAGTAGTTTTAGGAATGAGCGGCGGAGTAGATTCTTCAGTCGCAGCGCTTTTACTCAAGGAGCAGGGCTACGACGTAGTCGGCGTTTTTATGAAGAACTGGGACGAAACAAAAGACGACGGGGTTTGTACAGCCGCGGAAGATTTTGAAGACGTCGCGGCCGTTGCCCAGGAAATTGGGATCCCTTTTTATTCAATTAATTTTGAAAAAGAATACTGGGATCGCGTCTTCACTTACTTTTTGTCCGAGTATCGGGCAGGTCGGACCCCTAATCCTGATATTATCTGTAACAAAGAGATTAAGTTTAAAGCGTTCTTAGATTATGCCTTGGAGTTGGATGCAGATTACATTGCCATGGGTCATTATGCACGCAATCTGATTGATGAAACGGGGCAGGCTCATCTAATGCGGGCAGCCGACCAAAATAAGGATCAGACTTATTTTCTAGCTCAGGTATCAAATGATCAGTTACAAAAGGTGATTTTCCCGCTGGGCGATTTAACTAAGCCTGAAGTAAGAGAAATTGCTGAGAAAAACGGACTCACAACCGCACATAAGAAAGATTCCACCGGAGTTTGTTTTATCGGCGAAAGAAATTTCAAGCATTTTCTTCAGAATTTTCTTCCGAGTCAAAAAGGTTACATGATGACGCCGGATGGTGAAATTATGGGTGAACATGATGGGGTCTTGTATTATACGATTGGGCAACGCTCTGGCCTTGGGATCGGTGGAACAAAGGATAATTCTGAGCCCTGGTTTGTGGTTGGAAAAGATGTGGAGAAAAATATCCTTTATGTAGATCAGGGTTATCATAATCCGCTTTTGATGTCCAATAGTTTGAAAGCATCGAAGCTTAATTTGATTAATCAAACTGTTGATTTGAGCTCAGTAGATAATTTAACTGCGAAATTTCGGTATCGACAAGCTGATGTACCGGTTTCTGTTCAAAACGATGGAGCTGATTTGATTGTTAATTTTTCAACTCCTCAAAGAGCTATAACACCAGGGCAGGCTGTAGTGTTCTATCAAGGAACGGAGTGTCTAGGTAGCGCATTTATTGATTCAGTTTATCAGGATCAAAAACAGCTAGCGTACTGCTAATTATGATTGAATTATTCCTAGTAAGACACGGAAAAACGGTTTGGAATCAAGAGCATCGGCTTCAAGGAGCGCGGGGTAACTCAGAACTTCTTGAAGAAAATATTCACCACATCGATGCGTTAGCAGCACGACTGAAAAGTGAAGATTTTGCGGCAATTTATTCATCTCCGTTAAAAAGAGCTTTTCAAACGGCTTCTCGTTTAGCAGCTGATTTGAATTATCAAAAACCAATTCAAATTGCGGAAGCGCTGAGAGAAATTGATTTTGGGGTAATTGAAGGCAAACGTGATGAGGAGTTAAAACCTGAATATCAAGAGCAGGTTAAGTTCTTTTTCAACGAACCTGAGAAGTATGACCAAACCGTTTTGAAAGGTGAGAGCTATCTGCAAGCCGCTCAGCGGACAAAAATGTTTGTGATGAAGCTTCTTGAAATTTATCCCGATCATTCCAAAATAGTTTTAGTTAGTCACGGTGGAATCCTAAACGTGATGATTAACGCGTTGTTGGAGATTCCACTGAAAGATTATCGCCGTCATGGTGGCATTACTAACGTTTCGCTAACAAAAGTTGATGTTCTCGATGATGGTAGCGCTAAACTCGTAACTTTTAATAATACTGAACATTTAGAGAACCTTGAGCCAACAGATACAATTTAAGCATGGAAGAAAAACAAAAATCCGTTACTGGTAAAGTAAAAAAAATAATTTTTAGAAATTTAAAAGATCAATTCTTTATAATCTCAGTAAATATTGCTGAGATTTCTTTTGATTTCGGTCAAGAAGAAATTGTAATCACCGGGACGATGCCCGGACTTGCTGAGGGATTGACTTATAAATTTATTGGTAGTTTAACTAAACATCCTAAATATGGTCAACAATTTAAGGCGCAAAGTTATGAAATTGCTGCTGAGCCAGATGATCCATCGGCAGTGGTGAAATTTTTAGTTTCGCGGGAGTTGCCCGGAATCGGAGAAAAGACTGCCCAGAAAATAGTTGATAAATTAGGGGTTAATGCGGTCGATGAAATTATTAATAATCCTGACAGTCTCAACGGCTTTCGGATTAATCCAGAGCGAAAAAAAGAGATCAGGGAAAAGCTAACAGAAGATGTAGAGCTTAACAAGGTTCTCTTGGCATTTAGCCGATTTCATATTTCTCAAGCCGCCGCCATTGATGCATACAATTTATATGGCCTTGAAGCGATCAATATTTTAAATGATAATCCGTATTATTTTTTAGGCCGGGTTCCGCGGTTATCTTTCAATCAAATTGATCAGTCCTGTAAATTGATTGATTTGGATGTTTCTGAATCAGAACGGATCACTGGAGCCTTAAAGTGGGTTGCAAGTGAGATGATTAACCGTTCTGGCAGTACTTTAATTGAAACGGAGCGGGTTTTGCGCAATACTAATTGGGTATTAGGAGAAAACAGTGGTGCAACGGTCAATGAAGAATTTGTTGAGAAGTGTTTAAACGAGAATGATGAAGATTTTTTTTCGTTTGATAAAGATTTCGTAACCACGCAGGACTATTCAAATTATGAAAATGAAATTGCTAATTCCATCAATCAATTAAACCATCCATTCGAAGAGAATGATGAAATTTTAAACTCTGAAATTACTGAATTTGAAAAAAAGACGGATTTACAGCTTGAGCATTATCAAAAAAAGGCGATTACGAGCGCTTTTAAAAATAATTTAAGTATTATTACCGGTGGACCTGGGACCGGAAAAACGACAATTGTACGAGCGATTATTGAAATTTTTGCTGATCTGCATCATTTAAATCTTCAAGAACAAGAGAGCGAGGAAGATTCAGGGATCCTTTTAACCGCACCGACTGGCAAAGCAGCGAAGTCTTTAAGTGATAAAACTAAGTTTCCTGCTGCAACCATTCACCGTCTTCTAAAAGTTAGAGATGTTGAAGATCGCAATTCTGAAACCGATTTAATTAGTCCAGACTTATTGATTATCGACGAGATGTCTTTGGTTG of Xylocopilactobacillus apicola contains these proteins:
- the mnmA gene encoding tRNA 2-thiouridine(34) synthase MnmA translates to MNKRVVLGMSGGVDSSVAALLLKEQGYDVVGVFMKNWDETKDDGVCTAAEDFEDVAAVAQEIGIPFYSINFEKEYWDRVFTYFLSEYRAGRTPNPDIICNKEIKFKAFLDYALELDADYIAMGHYARNLIDETGQAHLMRAADQNKDQTYFLAQVSNDQLQKVIFPLGDLTKPEVREIAEKNGLTTAHKKDSTGVCFIGERNFKHFLQNFLPSQKGYMMTPDGEIMGEHDGVLYYTIGQRSGLGIGGTKDNSEPWFVVGKDVEKNILYVDQGYHNPLLMSNSLKASKLNLINQTVDLSSVDNLTAKFRYRQADVPVSVQNDGADLIVNFSTPQRAITPGQAVVFYQGTECLGSAFIDSVYQDQKQLAYC
- a CDS encoding histidine phosphatase family protein is translated as MIELFLVRHGKTVWNQEHRLQGARGNSELLEENIHHIDALAARLKSEDFAAIYSSPLKRAFQTASRLAADLNYQKPIQIAEALREIDFGVIEGKRDEELKPEYQEQVKFFFNEPEKYDQTVLKGESYLQAAQRTKMFVMKLLEIYPDHSKIVLVSHGGILNVMINALLEIPLKDYRRHGGITNVSLTKVDVLDDGSAKLVTFNNTEHLENLEPTDTI
- the recD2 gene encoding SF1B family DNA helicase RecD2, whose protein sequence is MEEKQKSVTGKVKKIIFRNLKDQFFIISVNIAEISFDFGQEEIVITGTMPGLAEGLTYKFIGSLTKHPKYGQQFKAQSYEIAAEPDDPSAVVKFLVSRELPGIGEKTAQKIVDKLGVNAVDEIINNPDSLNGFRINPERKKEIREKLTEDVELNKVLLAFSRFHISQAAAIDAYNLYGLEAINILNDNPYYFLGRVPRLSFNQIDQSCKLIDLDVSESERITGALKWVASEMINRSGSTLIETERVLRNTNWVLGENSGATVNEEFVEKCLNENDEDFFSFDKDFVTTQDYSNYENEIANSINQLNHPFEENDEILNSEITEFEKKTDLQLEHYQKKAITSAFKNNLSIITGGPGTGKTTIVRAIIEIFADLHHLNLQEQESEEDSGILLTAPTGKAAKSLSDKTKFPAATIHRLLKVRDVEDRNSETDLISPDLLIIDEMSLVDTGLFAQLLRSIKTKPTVIMLGDVDQLPSVGPGQVFKDLIDSDVIPTTTLQRNFRQDLGGNIINFANLINSGEIYDSMEDNYDDLKMISAKGEEIVPALEKIVKAEIAAGTPITELQILAPMYKNKGGIFEINDSIHQLVNPQKFKINGFAVGDKVIQLENVPEKDVYNGEIGIVQRVEQLHGRRITKVLFDQEHEISYEPDELNQLTLAYAISIHKAQGSEFKTVIVTMSGRFDTMLRRNLLYTAVTRARDHLYLVGDLTTFIRAAGLPSTIRLTGLVNKLQRRLDAKVEAEEFVKHVETKVLPKVKEKPETAEKKAYVLTTENYQLIDPMIGMEQIKP